A region of Acidimicrobiales bacterium DNA encodes the following proteins:
- a CDS encoding heavy metal translocating P-type ATPase, giving the protein MTCASCASRIEKRLNKVGGVTGTVNYATERATVDVDPSVTDDELIAAVEAAGYRARVPAAVGAGAPPQAADAHAVDDQDHDHDHGSDSTAGLGQRLWISAALALPVVALAMVPAIQFRNWQWLSLTLAAPVVTWGGWPFHRAAATNARHGAATMDTLISVGTLAAFGWSLYALFIGDAGMPGMKMKFDLTTARGAGTNELYLEVAAAVVVFLLTGRYLEARAKRRSGAALRALLELGAKDVAALRDGREVRIPTDQLAAGDLFVVRPGEKVATDGLVTEGTSAIDRSLLTGESVPVEVGPGDSVAGGTVNAGGRLVVRATRVGSDTQLAQIGRLVTEAQSGKAAVQRLADRVSGVFVPVVIAVAIATLAVWLLTAHTAESSFTAAVAVLIIACPCALGLATPTALMVGTGRGAQLGLLIRGPEVLESTRKVDTVVLDKTGTVTTGQMSLVDVVTVDPADRAVALRLVGAVEDASEHPIAQAIAAAARAEGGDLPEVESFANRAGLGVQGVVDGHAVVAGRPALLADFALRLPPELESAEGAAEQAGRTAVLAGWDGAARAVLVVADTPKDSSAEAIRELRRLGLRPVLLTGDNVATARSVAAQVGIDEVIAEVLPADKVAVVRRLQAEGRVVAMVGDGVNDAAALAQADLGLSMGTGTDAAIEAGDLTLVRGDLLAAPDAIRLARRTLGTIKGNLFWAFAYNAAAIPLAALGYLNPLIAGGAMAASSLFVVSNSLRLRRFT; this is encoded by the coding sequence ATGACGTGCGCCTCGTGCGCCAGCCGCATCGAGAAGCGTCTCAACAAGGTCGGCGGGGTGACCGGCACGGTCAACTACGCCACCGAGCGAGCCACCGTCGACGTCGACCCCTCGGTCACCGACGACGAGCTCATCGCTGCAGTGGAGGCCGCGGGCTACCGGGCGCGGGTCCCGGCAGCGGTTGGCGCCGGCGCGCCCCCCCAGGCCGCCGACGCCCACGCGGTCGACGACCAAGACCACGACCACGACCACGGGTCGGACTCGACCGCCGGTCTCGGCCAGCGCTTGTGGATCTCGGCCGCGCTCGCACTGCCTGTGGTGGCGCTGGCCATGGTGCCCGCGATCCAGTTCCGCAACTGGCAGTGGCTTTCACTCACGCTGGCCGCCCCGGTGGTCACCTGGGGTGGCTGGCCGTTCCACCGCGCCGCCGCCACGAACGCCCGCCACGGCGCGGCCACCATGGACACGCTCATCTCGGTCGGCACGCTCGCCGCGTTCGGCTGGTCGTTGTACGCCCTGTTCATCGGCGACGCCGGCATGCCCGGCATGAAGATGAAGTTCGACCTCACCACCGCCCGCGGCGCGGGCACCAACGAGCTGTACCTCGAAGTCGCGGCTGCGGTGGTGGTGTTCCTGCTCACGGGCCGCTATCTGGAGGCCCGCGCCAAGCGACGCTCGGGTGCCGCGCTGCGAGCGCTGCTCGAGCTCGGCGCCAAGGACGTCGCGGCGCTCCGCGACGGGCGCGAGGTGCGGATCCCGACCGACCAGCTCGCCGCCGGCGATCTCTTCGTGGTGCGGCCCGGCGAGAAGGTGGCGACCGACGGGCTGGTCACCGAAGGAACGTCGGCCATCGACCGATCGCTCCTCACCGGCGAGAGCGTGCCGGTGGAAGTCGGGCCGGGCGACTCGGTGGCCGGCGGCACCGTCAACGCCGGCGGTCGGCTCGTGGTGCGCGCCACCCGCGTGGGGAGCGACACGCAGCTCGCCCAGATCGGCCGGTTGGTCACCGAGGCCCAGAGCGGCAAGGCGGCCGTGCAGCGCCTCGCCGACCGGGTGTCGGGCGTGTTCGTGCCGGTGGTGATCGCGGTGGCCATCGCAACCCTCGCCGTGTGGCTGCTCACCGCCCACACGGCGGAGAGCTCGTTCACCGCGGCCGTGGCGGTGCTGATCATCGCCTGCCCGTGCGCGCTCGGCCTCGCCACCCCCACCGCCTTGATGGTCGGTACCGGCCGGGGCGCCCAGCTCGGCCTGCTGATCCGGGGCCCCGAAGTGCTCGAGTCGACGCGCAAGGTCGACACCGTGGTGCTCGACAAGACCGGCACTGTGACGACCGGCCAGATGTCGTTGGTCGACGTGGTCACCGTCGACCCGGCCGACCGGGCGGTCGCATTGCGGCTCGTCGGTGCTGTGGAGGACGCGTCGGAGCACCCGATCGCACAGGCCATCGCGGCCGCCGCCCGAGCCGAGGGCGGCGACCTCCCCGAGGTCGAGTCGTTCGCCAACCGGGCAGGCCTCGGGGTGCAAGGCGTGGTGGATGGTCACGCCGTGGTCGCCGGACGCCCCGCGCTGCTCGCCGACTTCGCGCTGCGCCTGCCACCTGAGCTCGAGTCGGCCGAGGGCGCCGCAGAGCAAGCCGGCCGGACCGCCGTGCTGGCGGGCTGGGACGGCGCCGCCCGTGCCGTGCTCGTGGTGGCCGACACACCCAAGGACAGCTCCGCCGAGGCGATCCGCGAGCTGCGCCGGCTCGGCCTCCGGCCGGTGCTGCTCACCGGCGACAACGTGGCGACCGCCAGGAGCGTGGCGGCCCAGGTCGGCATCGACGAAGTCATCGCCGAGGTCCTGCCGGCCGACAAAGTGGCCGTCGTTCGCCGGCTCCAGGCCGAGGGCCGGGTGGTGGCGATGGTGGGCGACGGGGTGAACGACGCCGCCGCGCTGGCGCAAGCCGATCTCGGCCTGTCGATGGGCACCGGCACCGACGCCGCGATCGAAGCCGGCGACCTGACCCTCGTGCGAGGCGATCTGCTGGCCGCGCCCGACGCCATCCGCCTCGCGCGCCGCACGTTGGGCACCATCAAGGGCAACCTCTTTTGGGCCTTCGCCTACAACGCCGCGGCGATCCCGCTTGCCGCCCTCGGCTACCTCAACCCCTTGATCGCCGGCGGCGCGATGGCGGCGTCGAGCCTGTTCGTGGTGTCCAACAGCCTGCGCCTGCGCCGCTTCACCTGA
- a CDS encoding TatD family hydrolase, with the protein MPRWIDDHCHLGFDAGRFQPTPGDDADSSVEGVVAALVAEAREVGVERMITVGCDLASSREAIAAAEAHDGVWATVGLHPHEARHGLDGLEPLLDHPKVVAVGECGLDYHYDHSPRADQRAMFAAQIALAQAHDLPLVVHTREAWDDTFDILAAQGVPSRTVIHCFTGGPDEARRCLDLGAHLSFSGIVTFKAAADVQAAAALCPLDRLLVETDSPYLAPTPNRGKANRPAWVVRVGEAVAALHDVAVDEVADRSWRNAIEVYALPDA; encoded by the coding sequence GTGCCCCGTTGGATCGACGACCACTGCCACTTGGGCTTCGACGCGGGCCGCTTTCAGCCGACCCCGGGCGACGACGCTGACTCCTCGGTCGAGGGGGTGGTGGCCGCGCTCGTCGCCGAGGCCAGGGAGGTGGGCGTCGAGCGGATGATCACGGTCGGGTGCGATCTCGCGTCGAGCCGGGAGGCGATCGCGGCGGCCGAGGCGCACGACGGCGTGTGGGCAACGGTCGGCCTGCACCCCCACGAAGCGCGCCACGGCCTCGACGGGCTCGAGCCGCTGCTCGACCACCCGAAAGTGGTGGCCGTGGGGGAGTGCGGCCTCGACTACCACTACGACCACTCGCCTCGCGCGGATCAGCGGGCGATGTTCGCCGCCCAGATCGCCTTGGCGCAGGCCCACGACCTGCCCCTCGTGGTGCACACCCGCGAGGCGTGGGACGACACGTTCGACATCCTCGCTGCGCAAGGCGTGCCCTCCCGCACGGTGATCCACTGCTTCACAGGCGGTCCCGACGAGGCCCGCCGCTGCCTCGATCTCGGCGCCCACCTGTCGTTCAGCGGCATCGTGACCTTCAAGGCCGCCGCCGACGTGCAGGCCGCCGCAGCGCTCTGCCCGCTCGATCGGTTGCTCGTCGAGACCGACAGCCCTTACCTCGCCCCCACCCCCAACCGCGGCAAGGCGAACCGGCCGGCGTGGGTGGTGCGGGTGGGGGAGGCCGTGGCCGCGTTGCACGATGTGGCGGTCGATGAGGTGGCCGACCGGTCGTGGCGCAACGCGATCGAGGTGTACGCGCTGCCCGACGCCTGA
- a CDS encoding TIGR03084 family metal-binding protein — MPDLADLLADLDAENDVLDGLVAPLDPDGWARPTPAPGWDVAAQIGHLAFFDEKAVLAATDPDRFVAEELPAVQADPEGYMAAAVGRAHAMAVADLLAWWRDGRRAFRASFAALDPKAKVPWYGPPMSVTSKVTSRLMETWAHGQDVVDALAPLGATREPTDRLRHIAHLAVRTRGFAYTANHRALPDGDVRVELAAPSGDTWTWGDPALPDRVSGPALDFCLVMTRRRHHLDTALVADGPLAVEWLEIGQTFAGPPGEGRRPGQFA; from the coding sequence ATGCCGGACCTCGCCGACTTGCTGGCTGATCTCGACGCCGAGAACGACGTGCTCGACGGGCTGGTGGCGCCGCTCGACCCGGACGGCTGGGCACGGCCGACACCCGCGCCGGGGTGGGATGTCGCCGCGCAGATCGGTCACCTCGCGTTCTTCGACGAGAAAGCGGTGCTTGCCGCCACGGATCCCGACCGGTTCGTGGCCGAGGAGCTTCCGGCGGTGCAAGCTGACCCCGAGGGCTACATGGCCGCGGCCGTGGGCCGGGCGCACGCCATGGCCGTCGCCGACCTGCTGGCGTGGTGGCGCGACGGCCGTCGCGCGTTCCGAGCGTCGTTCGCGGCGCTCGACCCGAAGGCCAAAGTGCCGTGGTACGGCCCGCCGATGAGCGTCACGTCGAAAGTGACCTCCCGGCTCATGGAGACGTGGGCGCACGGCCAGGACGTGGTCGACGCGCTCGCCCCGCTGGGCGCCACCCGGGAGCCGACGGACCGGCTGCGCCACATCGCCCACCTCGCCGTGCGGACTCGCGGTTTCGCGTATACCGCCAACCATCGCGCGCTGCCCGACGGCGACGTGCGGGTGGAGCTGGCCGCGCCCAGCGGTGACACGTGGACCTGGGGCGACCCGGCGCTGCCCGATCGGGTGAGCGGCCCGGCACTCGACTTCTGCCTGGTGATGACCCGCCGGCGTCACCACCTGGACACCGCGCTGGTCGCGGACGGCCCCCTCGCGGTCGAGTGGCTCGAGATCGGCCAGACCTTTGCCGGCCCGCCGGGGGAAGGTCGCCGCCCCGGGCAGTTCGCCTGA
- a CDS encoding DUF192 domain-containing protein, whose translation MTESNAWLLCADRVVASLEVASTRRERRRGLLGRDGIDGALLIERCRSVHTIGMRFPIDVAFLDAGGVVVRIAALGRWRTASCRRARQVVEAEAGAFDRWGVRVGDTLEVRRGS comes from the coding sequence ATGACCGAGTCCAACGCATGGTTGCTGTGCGCCGATCGGGTCGTCGCCAGCCTCGAAGTCGCGTCGACGCGACGCGAACGCCGGCGCGGGTTGCTGGGTCGTGACGGCATCGACGGCGCGCTGTTGATCGAGCGGTGCCGGTCGGTCCACACGATCGGGATGCGGTTCCCGATCGACGTGGCGTTCCTCGACGCCGGCGGCGTGGTCGTGCGGATCGCCGCGCTCGGCCGGTGGCGGACGGCCAGCTGCCGGCGGGCGCGCCAAGTGGTGGAAGCCGAAGCGGGCGCGTTCGACCGTTGGGGCGTCCGCGTCGGCGACACGCTCGAGGTTCGACGCGGCAGCTGA
- the rsmI gene encoding 16S rRNA (cytidine(1402)-2'-O)-methyltransferase: MTSGVLVVVGTPIGNLADLSPRAVEALAGADSICCEDTRRTGRLLQHAGIDAPPLIVANEHTEAGAAARVVERLHRGERVAVVTDAGMPAISDPGERIVAAALAAGFAVEVVPGPSAVVAAVAISGLPTDRWVFEGFVPRKGRDRTDRLAEIAAERRTVVLYEAPHRLERTLADLAAVCGGDRKVAVARELTKLHEEVWRGSLGEATAWASAAQPRGELVVVLDGMAAVPPPDDATILAALRAELDRGSSTRDAAATVAAALGVSRRRTYQLALDLAPPESR; the protein is encoded by the coding sequence ATGACGAGCGGCGTGCTGGTGGTGGTGGGCACCCCGATCGGCAACCTGGCTGACCTCTCGCCGCGGGCCGTCGAGGCCCTGGCCGGCGCGGATTCCATCTGTTGCGAAGACACGCGCCGCACCGGCCGCCTCTTGCAGCACGCGGGCATCGACGCCCCGCCGTTGATCGTCGCCAACGAGCACACCGAAGCGGGTGCAGCCGCGCGTGTGGTGGAGCGCTTGCACCGCGGCGAGCGCGTCGCAGTGGTCACCGATGCCGGGATGCCGGCGATCTCCGACCCCGGCGAACGGATCGTGGCGGCCGCGCTCGCCGCGGGCTTCGCCGTAGAGGTGGTGCCCGGCCCGTCCGCGGTGGTTGCTGCCGTGGCGATCAGCGGCCTGCCGACCGACCGTTGGGTGTTCGAGGGGTTCGTGCCCCGCAAGGGCCGCGACCGGACGGACCGCCTCGCCGAGATCGCAGCCGAGCGGCGCACCGTGGTGCTGTACGAGGCACCCCACCGCCTCGAACGCACCCTGGCCGACCTGGCCGCGGTCTGCGGCGGCGACCGGAAGGTGGCGGTGGCTCGCGAGCTCACCAAGCTCCACGAGGAGGTCTGGCGCGGCAGCCTCGGCGAGGCCACCGCGTGGGCGAGCGCCGCGCAACCCAGAGGAGAGCTCGTGGTGGTGCTCGACGGCATGGCCGCGGTGCCCCCGCCGGACGACGCCACGATCCTCGCTGCGCTCCGGGCCGAGCTCGACCGCGGATCGTCGACCCGCGACGCCGCGGCCACCGTCGCCGCCGCGCTCGGCGTCAGCCGACGCCGGACGTATCAGCTCGCGCTCGACCTGGCTCCACCCGAGTCGCGGTGA
- a CDS encoding metal-sensitive transcriptional regulator — protein sequence MHGYTANKDEYLKRLRRIEGQVRGLQRMIDDDKYCIDILTQISAANRALQSVALGLLDEHLSHCVAEAVAEGGAEAEAKVREASDAIARLVRA from the coding sequence ATGCACGGCTACACCGCCAACAAGGACGAGTACCTCAAACGGCTGCGCCGCATCGAGGGCCAGGTGCGCGGACTCCAGCGGATGATCGACGACGACAAGTACTGCATCGACATCCTCACGCAGATCTCCGCCGCCAACCGGGCGCTCCAGTCGGTGGCGCTCGGCCTGCTCGACGAGCACTTGTCGCACTGCGTGGCCGAAGCCGTCGCGGAGGGTGGCGCCGAGGCCGAGGCCAAGGTGCGCGAAGCGTCCGACGCCATCGCCCGCCTCGTCCGGGCCTGA
- the metG gene encoding methionine--tRNA ligase, whose protein sequence is MEPRRFFVTTPIYYVNDAPHIGHAYTTVTADALARWHRLIGDDVFFLTGTDEHGLKIQRAAEANGVSPQEWADRTAARFVEAWELLGISNDDFIRTSEPRHYTAVAELLQQVYDRGFVRKDVYEGLYCVSCEAYYDPSELVDGLCPIHKRPVEQVSEENYFFELSKFEQPLLDHYAAHPDFVRPETKRNEALGFIRGGLKDFSISRTSITWGVPLPWDPTHVTYVWFDALTNYLTAVGYGSDPERFAAWWPHVQHLIGKDILRFHCVYWPAMLLAADLPLPTHVDVHGFLLVGGEKMSKTAFNQIAPADLVADFGVDGFRHHFLHDVAFGPDGDFSYEGMVARYNADLANNYGNLLARVSTVVAKQCGGIGPAPRPDSPLAPVAAEVCRDAAAAWEAVAPSVALDHTWRLIRETNALLEATEPWKAESGPEVDAVLGDALEALRIVAVLASPATPTASAEVWRRIGLPGSVADQRLPAAGEWGGYPGGLPVEKGAPLFPRIKA, encoded by the coding sequence GTGGAGCCGCGCCGATTCTTCGTCACCACCCCGATCTACTACGTCAACGACGCGCCCCACATCGGCCACGCCTACACCACCGTCACGGCCGACGCCCTGGCCCGCTGGCACCGGCTGATCGGCGACGACGTCTTCTTCCTCACGGGCACCGACGAGCACGGGCTGAAGATCCAACGGGCCGCCGAGGCCAACGGCGTGTCGCCCCAGGAGTGGGCCGACCGCACCGCGGCCCGGTTCGTGGAGGCGTGGGAGCTGCTCGGCATCTCCAACGACGACTTCATCCGCACGAGCGAGCCGCGCCACTACACGGCCGTCGCCGAGTTGCTCCAGCAGGTCTACGACCGAGGCTTCGTCCGCAAAGACGTCTACGAGGGCCTGTATTGCGTGTCGTGCGAGGCCTACTACGACCCCTCCGAGCTGGTCGACGGGCTGTGCCCGATCCACAAGCGCCCCGTCGAGCAGGTCAGCGAGGAGAACTACTTCTTCGAGCTCTCGAAGTTCGAACAGCCGCTGCTCGACCACTACGCCGCGCATCCCGACTTCGTCCGCCCGGAGACCAAGCGCAACGAGGCGCTGGGCTTCATACGCGGCGGCTTGAAGGACTTCTCGATCAGCCGCACGTCGATCACGTGGGGCGTGCCGCTGCCGTGGGACCCCACCCACGTCACGTATGTGTGGTTCGACGCCCTCACCAACTACCTCACGGCAGTCGGCTACGGGTCCGATCCGGAGCGGTTCGCCGCCTGGTGGCCACACGTGCAGCACCTCATCGGCAAGGACATCTTGCGCTTCCACTGCGTGTACTGGCCGGCCATGTTGCTGGCGGCCGACCTGCCGCTGCCCACCCACGTCGACGTGCACGGCTTCTTGCTGGTCGGCGGCGAGAAGATGTCGAAGACGGCGTTCAACCAGATCGCCCCGGCCGACCTGGTGGCCGACTTCGGCGTCGACGGGTTCCGCCACCACTTCTTGCACGACGTGGCATTCGGCCCCGACGGCGACTTCAGCTACGAGGGCATGGTCGCCCGTTACAACGCCGATCTGGCCAACAACTACGGCAACTTGCTGGCCCGCGTGTCCACGGTGGTGGCCAAGCAGTGCGGCGGCATCGGGCCGGCGCCCCGGCCTGACAGCCCGCTCGCGCCGGTCGCCGCCGAAGTGTGCCGCGACGCTGCCGCGGCGTGGGAGGCGGTGGCGCCATCCGTCGCGCTCGACCACACGTGGCGGCTCATCCGTGAGACCAACGCGCTGCTGGAAGCCACCGAGCCGTGGAAGGCGGAGTCCGGTCCCGAGGTCGACGCGGTGCTCGGCGACGCACTCGAGGCGCTGCGGATCGTGGCCGTCCTCGCGTCGCCCGCCACCCCGACCGCGTCGGCCGAGGTGTGGCGCCGCATCGGCTTGCCGGGCTCGGTGGCCGACCAACGTCTGCCCGCCGCGGGCGAGTGGGGTGGCTACCCGGGTGGCCTCCCGGTCGAGAAGGGCGCGCCGCTGTTCCCGCGCATCAAGGCCTGA
- the ychF gene encoding redox-regulated ATPase YchF: MERFGFVGLPNAGKSSLYNALAGGGALAAPYAFATKDPNVGVAKVIDDRLDRLAEMSKSKKVVPASVEFVDIGGLVEGASKGEGLGNRFLAGIRESDAIVFVLRAFADGDVPGPADPLEHLRVVEIELTLADLESVQSRIDRQRKAAKQDRSLADSVAAAEAALAVLEEGTPIYRRDLSGEQRALLKPWFLLTNKPVLAVVNVGEDQLESIDDVIAPVVAELGDRAEVLGMCVQLEAEAAELTGDDRAELLEGYGLGEGALPRFIRTAYHLLGLRTFFTTGDKESRAWTFRAGAKAPEAAGRIHTDFERGFIRAEVIHWDELLDLGSWNKAREAGRIRVEGKDYEVADGDVLEFRFNV; this comes from the coding sequence ATGGAACGATTCGGGTTCGTCGGGTTGCCCAACGCCGGCAAGTCGTCGCTGTACAACGCACTGGCTGGCGGGGGCGCGCTGGCCGCACCGTATGCCTTCGCCACCAAGGACCCGAACGTCGGCGTCGCCAAGGTGATCGACGACCGCCTCGACCGCCTGGCCGAGATGTCGAAATCGAAGAAGGTCGTGCCGGCGTCGGTCGAGTTCGTCGACATCGGTGGGCTGGTCGAAGGTGCGTCGAAAGGTGAAGGCCTCGGCAACCGCTTCCTCGCCGGCATCCGTGAGTCCGACGCGATCGTGTTCGTGCTGCGCGCCTTTGCCGATGGCGACGTGCCCGGCCCCGCCGACCCGCTCGAGCACTTGCGGGTGGTCGAGATCGAGCTCACCCTGGCCGATCTCGAGTCGGTGCAGTCGCGCATCGACCGCCAGCGCAAGGCCGCCAAGCAGGACCGCTCCCTGGCCGACTCGGTGGCCGCGGCCGAAGCGGCGTTGGCCGTCCTCGAAGAGGGCACGCCGATCTACCGCCGCGACCTGTCCGGCGAGCAGCGCGCCTTGCTGAAGCCGTGGTTCCTGCTCACCAACAAGCCGGTGCTGGCAGTGGTCAACGTCGGCGAGGACCAGCTCGAGTCGATCGACGACGTGATCGCGCCGGTCGTCGCCGAGTTGGGCGACCGCGCCGAGGTGCTCGGCATGTGCGTGCAACTCGAGGCGGAGGCCGCCGAGCTCACCGGCGACGACCGCGCCGAGCTGCTCGAGGGCTACGGGCTCGGCGAAGGCGCGCTGCCCCGGTTCATCCGCACCGCGTACCACCTGCTCGGCCTGCGGACGTTCTTCACCACGGGCGACAAGGAGAGCCGGGCGTGGACCTTCCGGGCGGGCGCCAAGGCACCGGAGGCGGCGGGTCGCATCCACACCGACTTCGAGCGCGGGTTCATCCGGGCCGAGGTGATCCACTGGGACGAGCTGCTCGACCTCGGCTCGTGGAACAAGGCGAGAGAAGCCGGGCGGATCCGGGTGGAGGGCAAGGACTACGAGGTCGCCGACGGCGACGTGCTCGAGTTCCGGTTCAACGTGTGA
- a CDS encoding heavy metal-associated domain-containing protein, which translates to MTTTATFEIAGMSCEHCVRAVTEELSAIDGVTDVHVDLAAGTAEVTSDAPLPDAAVRAAVDEAGYELTP; encoded by the coding sequence ATGACGACGACCGCCACGTTCGAGATCGCCGGGATGAGCTGCGAGCACTGCGTTCGCGCCGTCACCGAGGAGCTGTCCGCGATCGACGGGGTGACCGACGTGCACGTCGACCTCGCCGCCGGCACCGCGGAGGTCACCAGCGACGCCCCCCTGCCCGACGCCGCCGTACGCGCCGCTGTCGACGAAGCGGGCTACGAGCTCACGCCATGA
- a CDS encoding DNA recombination protein RmuC, translating to MVTGLVIGLVAGVVGAVVAALAVGVGRRRPQGEGEIGAAERQLGAELQRMGALVAELQRAQARSHGDLAAGIREALRATRELGTTTRDLQAALANSQARGQWGERMADDVLRAAGLVEGVSYVRQRGVANGARPDVTFLLPEGRVLHMDVKFPADHYLASLQAPTEAEQSDHERAFLRAVRGHLKAVAGRGYTDPSTTPGIALIFIPNEAIYSFVMSADPDLVDVALAQRLVVCSPFTLFAVLAVIRQSTEAFRIGQASDELREGLTRFRAEWERFAGQLDRVAKQWETAHRGFEELAGTRRRQLERHLDRVDLLGVDARGSDLLSLVAPASSSRPETQISDVGGAR from the coding sequence ATGGTGACGGGACTGGTGATCGGCCTGGTGGCGGGTGTGGTCGGGGCGGTGGTGGCCGCGCTCGCGGTCGGCGTCGGGCGGCGGCGCCCGCAGGGCGAGGGCGAGATCGGCGCGGCCGAACGCCAGCTCGGCGCGGAGCTGCAACGCATGGGTGCGCTGGTGGCGGAGCTGCAGCGAGCCCAAGCTCGCTCGCACGGTGACCTCGCGGCCGGCATCCGCGAGGCCTTGCGCGCCACCCGCGAGCTCGGCACCACCACCCGCGACTTGCAGGCCGCCCTCGCCAACAGCCAGGCGCGTGGGCAGTGGGGCGAGCGCATGGCCGACGACGTCTTGCGCGCCGCCGGGCTGGTCGAGGGCGTGAGCTACGTGCGCCAGCGTGGGGTGGCCAACGGTGCCCGGCCCGACGTCACTTTCTTGTTGCCCGAAGGCCGTGTGCTGCACATGGACGTGAAGTTCCCGGCCGACCACTACCTCGCGTCGCTCCAGGCCCCGACCGAGGCCGAGCAGTCTGACCACGAGCGGGCGTTCCTGCGGGCCGTCCGCGGCCACCTGAAAGCGGTGGCCGGCCGGGGCTACACCGACCCGTCGACGACGCCGGGCATCGCGCTGATCTTCATCCCGAACGAGGCGATCTACTCGTTTGTCATGTCGGCCGACCCCGACCTGGTCGACGTGGCGCTGGCGCAGCGCCTGGTGGTGTGCTCGCCGTTCACGTTGTTCGCGGTGCTGGCCGTGATCCGCCAGTCGACCGAGGCGTTCCGGATCGGTCAGGCGTCCGATGAGCTGCGCGAGGGCCTCACCCGGTTCCGGGCCGAGTGGGAGCGCTTCGCCGGCCAGCTCGATCGGGTGGCCAAGCAGTGGGAGACCGCGCACCGGGGCTTCGAGGAGCTGGCCGGCACCCGGCGCCGCCAGCTCGAGCGCCACCTCGACCGGGTCGACCTGCTCGGCGTCGATGCGAGAGGGAGCGACCTGCTCTCCTTGGTGGCTCCCGCGTCCTCATCACGGCCGGAAACCCAGATCAGCGACGTTGGCGGTGCCCGGTAG
- a CDS encoding amidase gives MADTTWLDATAQAELVRSGEVSPTELVDEAIARIESVNPQLNAVIHERFDKARTEAAGDLPDGPFRGVPFLLKDLTALSEGDPIHCGNRALKEAGLVADHDTELVARFRRAGFVFVGRTNVPEFGTSITTESLAYGPAHNPWNLDHSTGGSSGGSAAAVAAGLTSAAHANDGGGSIRIPAANCGLVGLKPSRGRVSLGPDLGEAWMGGVIEHAITRTVRDSAAILDTIAGLAPGDPYTAPPPSRSFAQEVGADPGTLRIGLLDHPLMQGATPNEDAAEAVAAAGRALEQLGHHVEVAFPTEIGDPGFMTAFPTIISAELVADLDHYSSLLGRPIADEELEPGNQAFPVLGRALTAPQYLAAVRSLHRWERRLAAWWRDGGGEHDLLVSPVLNGPPPPLGWLTDPEHGYERLVNLLQYTAQFNMSGQPAVSLPLHVTAGGLPVGVQIVAAYGREDLLIQVASQLEQSVPWADRRPPVHA, from the coding sequence ATGGCTGACACCACTTGGCTCGATGCAACCGCCCAAGCCGAACTCGTCCGCTCGGGGGAGGTGTCTCCGACCGAACTCGTCGACGAAGCGATCGCCCGCATCGAGTCGGTGAACCCGCAACTCAACGCCGTGATCCACGAGCGGTTCGACAAGGCCCGCACCGAGGCCGCCGGCGACCTACCCGACGGCCCGTTCCGGGGCGTGCCGTTCCTCCTCAAGGATCTGACCGCGCTCTCTGAGGGCGACCCGATCCACTGCGGCAACCGGGCGCTGAAGGAGGCCGGCCTGGTCGCCGACCACGACACCGAACTGGTCGCCCGCTTCCGCCGCGCGGGGTTCGTGTTCGTGGGCCGCACGAACGTGCCGGAATTCGGCACTTCGATCACCACCGAGTCGCTCGCCTACGGACCGGCGCACAACCCGTGGAACCTCGACCACTCCACCGGCGGGTCGTCGGGCGGTTCCGCCGCCGCCGTTGCTGCCGGGCTCACCTCCGCGGCGCACGCCAACGACGGTGGCGGGTCGATCCGCATCCCGGCCGCCAACTGCGGGCTGGTGGGCCTGAAGCCCAGCCGCGGCCGGGTGAGCCTCGGCCCCGACCTCGGCGAGGCGTGGATGGGCGGCGTGATCGAGCATGCGATCACCCGCACGGTGCGCGACAGCGCGGCGATCCTCGACACCATCGCCGGGCTGGCGCCAGGTGACCCCTACACCGCGCCGCCGCCGAGCCGGTCGTTCGCGCAGGAAGTGGGCGCCGATCCGGGCACGCTGCGCATCGGACTGCTCGACCACCCGCTGATGCAAGGCGCCACCCCAAACGAGGACGCCGCCGAGGCCGTGGCCGCGGCGGGCAGGGCGCTCGAGCAGCTCGGACACCACGTCGAGGTCGCGTTCCCCACCGAGATCGGCGATCCCGGTTTCATGACCGCCTTCCCGACGATCATCAGCGCAGAGCTGGTGGCCGACCTCGACCACTACTCGTCGCTGCTCGGTCGCCCGATCGCGGATGAGGAGCTCGAACCCGGCAACCAGGCGTTCCCCGTGCTGGGCAGGGCCCTGACCGCGCCGCAGTACCTGGCAGCGGTGCGGTCGCTGCACCGGTGGGAGCGTCGCCTCGCCGCATGGTGGCGCGACGGGGGCGGCGAGCACGACCTGCTCGTGTCACCGGTGCTCAACGGCCCGCCACCACCGCTCGGCTGGCTGACCGACCCCGAGCATGGCTACGAGCGACTCGTCAACCTGCTGCAGTACACCGCGCAGTTCAACATGAGCGGTCAGCCCGCCGTCTCGCTCCCGCTGCACGTGACCGCCGGCGGGCTACCGGTCGGCGTGCAGATCGTGGCCGCGTACGGCCGGGAGGACCTGCTCATCCAAGTGGCGAGCCAGCTCGAGCAATCGGTGCCCTGGGCCGACCGCCGGCCACCCGTCCACGCGTAG